The Primulina eburnea isolate SZY01 chromosome 6, ASM2296580v1, whole genome shotgun sequence genome contains a region encoding:
- the LOC140835519 gene encoding LOW QUALITY PROTEIN: cysteine-rich receptor-like protein kinase 10 (The sequence of the model RefSeq protein was modified relative to this genomic sequence to represent the inferred CDS: inserted 1 base in 1 codon), with the protein MEEAANSGNTSWRAANEGVSRGKLSNGCDIAVKRLSIDSGQGDIEFKNEVLLVAKLQHRNLVRLLGFSIEGRERXLVYEFVENASLDRYIFDPIERMNLDSGKRYKIIGGIARGLLYLHEESRLKIIHRDLKANNILLDGDMNPKISDFGMARLFAADETQAHTNRIVGTYGYMSPEYARYGHFSVKSDVFSFGVLVLEIVSGQKNISDQNWEDMDDLLNKGWKSWRQGVAENLIDPVLRTSSSAIHDMLRCIHIGLLCVQDNPVDRPTMSSVVLMLSSFSASLPPVPLEPRYSTVNRYNSSNAKNDMSVTEFYPR; encoded by the exons ATGGAGGAGGCTGCAAACTCCGGAAACACCAGCTGGAGAGCAGCAAACGAGGGCGTATCGCGT GGTAAACTTTCGAACGGATGTGATATTGCTGTAAAAAGATTGTCTATAGATTCGGGGCAAGGTGACATCGAATTCAAGAATGAAGTTTTACTAGTGGCCAAACTACAACACCGGAATCTTGTGAGACTCTTGGGTTTCTCCATTGAAGGCAGAGAGA CTCTTGTCTATGAGTTTGTTGAGAATGCCAGTCTCGACAGATATATATTTG ACCCGATAGAACGTATGAATTTGGACTCTGGGAAGCGATACAAGATCATAGGAGGAATAGCTAGGGGACTTCTGTATTTGCACGAAGAATCTCGACTCAAAATAATTCACCGTGATCTTAAAGCCAACAATATACTCTTAGATGGTGATATGAATCCCAAAATATCAGACTTTGGCATGGCGAGGTTGTTTGCCGCTGATGAAACTCAAGCTCATACCAATAGAATTGTCGGAACATA TGGATACATGTCACCAGAATATGCGAGGTATGGACATTTCTCTGTCAAGTCTGATGTATTTAGTTTCGGTGTGTTGGTGCTCGAAATTGTAAGCGGTCAGAAAAATATATCAGATCAAAATTGGGAGGATATGGACGACCTCTTAAATAAG GGATGGAAAAGTTGGCGGCAAGGAGTGGCTGAGAATCTGATCGATCCTGTGCTCAGGACTAGTTCGAGTGCCATACATGATATGTTAAGATGCATTCATATCGGTTTGTTATGCGTACAAGATAATCCTGTTGACAGACCAACGATGTCTTCTGTTGTTCTTATGCTTAGCAGCTTCAGTGCATCTTTGCCTCCGGTACCTTTGGAGCCAAGGTATTCCACGGTCAATAGATATAACTCAAGTAATGCAAAAAATGACATGTCAGTCACTGAGTTTTATCCGAGATGA
- the LOC140835520 gene encoding uncharacterized protein encodes MKIQQHFTSVAYPQCNGQVEVTNRSLVQSLKTRLGSAKGNWVEELPSVLWSYRTTPKIGTGETPFSLVYGNEAVLPAEIGEETPRVTFYDEQNNERRATDLDFVEEKEKPRP; translated from the coding sequence ATGAAGATCCAGCAGCACTTCACCTCCGTGGCCTACCCTCAATGCAATGGCCAAGTGGAGGTCACCAACAGATCCTTAGTGCAGAGCCTGAAGACCAGACTCGGGAGCGCGAAAGGTAATTGGGTGGAGGAACTCCCCAGCGTGCTTTGGTCGTACAGGACCACCCCAAAAATAGGCACGGGGGAGACGCCTTTCAGCCTAGTCTATGGAAATGAAGCCGTGCTTCCGGCGGAGATCGGTGAAGAGACACCTCGCGTCACATTCTATGATGAGCAAAACAATGAGAGACGAGCAACAGACTTGGATTTCGTGGAAGAAAAAGAGAAGCCGCGGCCATAA
- the LOC140835521 gene encoding uncharacterized protein, with translation MVTERGIEANPEKVKAIQSMTPPGNLQEVQKLAGRIAALSRFISRAAHRSLPFFRVLRKAKKFEWDEECVRAFEDLKKHLAELPILAKPAPGEPLYVYLSATEMAVSSVLVRQKGTEQSPVYYISHALKGAELRYTVVEKLALALVTTARRLRPYFLSHPIMVLTNSPLGKIMTHADISGRLVKWTTELGEYDIQYGPRTAIKAQALADFLAETLHVEVEDLWKVYVDGSSTNEGSGVGVLLISPKGDELKLAVRLDFRTSNNEAEYEAVLAGLRAARQVGAARVHIFSDSQLVAHQMNGSYDIKNERLIEYVKAVEAAKELFTELVFKQIPREENEGADALAKMASSLHSWKSREVVVQVELSPSVHYPSPEHEDNDWRAELLDYMKDGVLPEDPKKAYRMKRRSLRFVMINGTLYKRSASRPLLKCLGPKQSNYVLREIHGGCCGNHLGSYFLARKALLAGYFWPTMLKDALAIVISCDSCQRHGKLQHQPAALMKSIVAACPFDQ, from the coding sequence ATGGTAACAGAAAGGGGAATTGAGGCCAATCCTGAGAAAGTAAAAGCTATTCAATCTATGACACCTCCTGGGAATCTCCAGGAGGTCCAGAAGCTCGCCGGGAGAATCGCCGCTTTGTCACGATTCATTTCAAGAGCGGCACATCGTAGTTTACCCTTCTTCCGAGTCCTCAGGAAAGCTAAAAAATTCGAATGGGATGAAGAATGCGTGAGGGCATTCGAGGATCTGAAGAAGCATTTGGCGGAGCTCCCCATATTAGCCAAACCAGCCCCAGGGGAACCATTGTATGTTTACCTCTCGGCCACTGAGATGGCTGTTAGTTCAGTCTTGGTCAGGCAGAAAGGCACGGAACAAAGCCCCGTATATTACATCTCTCACGCCCTCAAGGGAGCGGAGCTCAGATATACAGTTGTGGAGAAGCTCGCTCTGGCCTTGGTAACAACAGCTCGAAGACTAAGGCCTTACTTTCTATCTCACCCCATTATGGTCCTCACCAACAGCCCTCTCGGGAAAATAATGACGCATGCTGATATCTCAGGAAGGTTGGTAAAGTGGACCACTGAACTAGGGGAATATGACATTCAATATGGGCCTCGAACCGCAATCAAAGCGCAGGCCTTGGccgatttcttggccgagacttTGCATGTGGAGGTGGAAGATCTTTGGAAGGTCTATGTGGATGGTTCATCCACCAATGAAGGCAGCGGAGTTGGTGTGTTATTAATCTCTCCAAAAGGGGATGAACTAAAGTTAGCCGTGAGGCTAGACTTTAGGACATCCAACAATGAGGCAGAATACGAAGCGGTCTTAGCGGGTCTAAGAGCAGCACGGCAGGTCGGAGCAGCTCGAGTCCACATCTTCTCTGATTCTCAGCTGGTGGCCCACCAAATGAATGGATCATACGACATCAAGAATGAAAGATTGATAGAATACGTAAAAGCGGTGGAAGCAGCTAAAGAACTCTTTACAGAACTGGTTTTTAAGCAGATCCCCCGAGAGGAAAATGAGGGAGCCGACGCCCTTGCTAAAATGGCCAGCTCGCTCCACAGCTGGAAATCAAGAGAGGTGGTGGTCCAAGTAGAGCTAAGCCCTTCTGTGCACTACCCCTCTCCTGAGCACGAAGACAATGACTGGCGCGCCGAGTTATTAGATTACATGAAAGATGGGGTGCTCCCCGAAGATCCGAAGAAGGCTTACAGGATGAAGCGAAGAAGCCTTCGGTTTGTAATGATCAACGGAACTCTTTACAAGAGGTCAGCCTCTCGGCCTCTTCTCAAGTGTTTGGGTCCCAAGCAATCTAACTATGTACTAAGAGAGATTCATGGAGGCTGTTGCGGGAATCACTTGGGATCTTATTTTCTAGCACGAAAGGCACTCTTGGCCGGATATTTCTGGCCCACTATGTTAAAAGATGCTCTAGCCATCGTCATCTCATGCGACAGCTGCCAACGTCATGGTAAGCTCCAACATCAACCAGCTGCCCTAATGAAGAGTATTGTGGCAGCCTGCCCGTTTGACCAATGA
- the LOC140835522 gene encoding uncharacterized protein: MWGRTGIRTGPARGNRGPGGGNQGHADGNRGPGGGNQGHADGNRGPGGGQGRGVADLSLDQLAQLINRSVNEALRRNRTPSPPPQQPPPPPPPPPPLPEHMEAIWEEVRRLGRRMGGRPPVLDRESPLSLEILNEDLPVNFRQPTVKDYDGSTDPEEYLGRFNNSALLHRYSDGVKCRVFLTTLVGPAQRWFDLLPPHSITSFREFSTLFINQYATSKKYLKTSLGLFNLKQGDTDSLRDFIRRFNSAALEVPAAATETLVNAFTQGLRGGQFFNSLVKKPPQSYDELLSRAEKYVNLEDAQRQRRVDIRPDDKNKGKEKVEPSRKRPAERTEERSRGTGPFPYAPLAMSLERAMAICEERRKLERPKQAEKGPRLPPSEKFCEFHQEYGHVTNDCQKLGEEVQRIMQRDPHMKNLLARSEGRYRDDRRDRGPPGVNQRPQPRENRPNRGGRDDPPRHQGPQVQQIANDPTRGIIHMITGGATDGDSGRARKAHGRRLESLGLDLAPKDDPVIGFGPDDMKGVVAPHNDALLVTLTIANYDVARIFVDTGSSVNVIFKRTLDQMKVEGFEFDHISTPLFGFTGHAVQTVGQIMLPLSLGAGPHRITKMTCFTVVDAPSSYNGILGRPALADFRAVSSTYHQNLKYPVGNEVGVVGGDQKSSRRCYVDEVRQEVKRSRTEVGMIVAQPNMTSRREVQLTSEEEPETVEIGVQRSVRVAADLDPETKHDLLACLKLTLMYLLGLHKSFGGSAPG, encoded by the exons ATGTGGGGACGAACAGGTATAAGAACAGGCCCTGCGCGTGGTAACCGAGGTCCCGGAGGTGGCAACCAGGGCCATGCAGATGGCAACCGAGGTCCCGGAGGTGGCAACCAGGGCCATGCAGATGGCAACCGAGGTCCCGGAG GTGGCCAAGGCAGAGGTGTGGCTGATCTTAGTCTAGACCAATTGGCCCAGTTGATTAATAGGTCTGTGAATGAGGCCCTCCGTCGAAATCGTACTCCATCACCACCGCCACAacaacctcctcctcctcctcccccTCCTCCCCCTCTTCCTGAGCATATGGAAGCCATTTGGGAGGAAGTCAGGAGGCTTGGCAGGCGGATGGGGGGCCGACCTCCCGTATTGGACAGAGAAAGCCCACTCTCCCTCGAGATACTAAATGAAGACCTCCCCGTTAATTTCCGTCAACCAAccgtcaaggattatgatggaAGTACGGACCCCGAAGAATACCTCGGAAGGTTCAATAATTCTGCTTTGCTTCACCGATACTCAGATGGGGTCAAATGCCGGGTCTTCCTTACCACCCTAGTGGGACCCGCCCAGAGGTGGTTTGATTTGCTCCCGCCACATTCCATTACCAGCTTTCGAGAATTCAGCACCCTATTCATAAACCAGTATGCTACAAGTAAGAAATACTTGAAAACCTCATTGGGTCTGTTCAATTTGAAACAAGGAGATACAGATTCACTGAGGGACTTCATTAGGCGATTCAACAGTGCGGCCTTGGAGGTCCCAGCTGCAGCAACGGAAACTCTGGTAAATGCTTTCACACAAGGGCTCCGAGGGGGACAATTCTTCAACTCCTTAGTCAAAAAACCCCCTCAAAGTTATGATGAGCTCCTGAGCCGAGCTGAGAAATACGTGAATCTTGAGGATGCACAAAGGCAAAGGCGAGTGGATATCCGACCCGATGATAAAAATAAGGGGAAAGAGAAAGTGGAACCAAGTAGGAAGAGGCCTGCAGAAAGAACAGAGGAACGGAGCCGAGGTACTGGACCTTTCCCTTATGCCCCGTTGGCAATGAGCTTGGAAAGAGCTATGGCCATTTGTGAAGAAAGAAGAAAGCTGGAGCGACCGAAACAAGCCGAGAAAGGGCCGCGTTTACCGCCCTCAGAAAAGTTTTGTGAGTTCCATCAAGAGTACGGTCACGTCACCAATGATTGCCAGAAATTGGGGGAAGAGGTCCAAAGAATCATGCAAAGAGACCCTCACATGAAGAACCTCCTAGCTCGATCAGAAGGAAGATATCGAGATGATCGAAGGGATCGAGGACCTCCTGGGGTTAATCAGAGGCCACAACCCCGGGAGAACCGACCCAACCGCGGGGGTCGAGATGACCCCCCGCGACATCAAGGCCCTCAGGTCCAGCAGATTGCTAATGATCCGACCAGAGGTATAATCCACATGATAACGGGCGGCGCCACCGACGGAGATTCGGGCAGAGCTCGTAAAGCTCATGGTCGGAGATTGGAAAGTTTGGGGTTAGACCTTGCCCCCAAAGATGACCCCGTCATTGGCTTCGGGCCGGATGATATGAAAGGTGTTGTGGCACCTCATAACGACGCCTTATTAGTCACTCTTACTATCGCCAACTATGACGTCGCAAGAATCTTTGTTGACACCGGAAGCTCAGTTAACGTTATTTTCAAAAGAACCCTGGACCAAATGAAAGTGGAAGGTTTCGAGTTTGATCATATCTCTACGCCTTTATTTGGCTTCACAGGACATGCGGTCCAAACTGTAGGGCAAATCATGCTCCCCTTATCCCTAGGGGCGGGACCTCACCGCATCACAAAAATGACATGTTTTACTGTGGTGGATGCCCCCTCTTCCTACAACGGAATACTTGGCCGACCTGCCCTGGCCGACTTCCGAGCTGTAAGCTCTACCTATCatcaaaatctgaaatatcCTGTGGGGAATGAAGTAGGAGTCGTCGGGGGGGATCAGAAATCCTCTCGACGATGTTATGTGGATGAGGTAAGGCAAGAAGTCAAAAGATCTCGGACCGAGGTAGGGATGATTGTGGCCCAACCAAATATGACCTCCAGAAGAGAGGTTCAGCTCACCTCAGAAGAGGAGCCAGAAACGGTGGAAATAGGGGTCCAACGGAGTGTCAGGGTGGCGGCTGATCTTGATCCCGAAACCAAGCATGATCTACTGGCTTGTTTAAAACTAACATTGATGTATTTGCTTGGTCTCCACAAGAGCTTCGGGGGATCAGCCCCGGGATAA
- the LOC140834810 gene encoding uncharacterized protein: MRSLRTALVFNANISSQVGECRLERELKESFGPNKTKLRTLFGAGDMSRIPINHRILSYEIGELVELSGDPGINLSDTVFEFLSEESDRLSSISTSFDDEEEQEQDNENENNNINGNAKDDDKNSWETQLHLLQATISRTSCLESRIRKIVKEALKEAQQAGNVCACGMPEPKGCRKCLMEVVCRRLQSSGFNSGICKSKWRSSQHITSGEHTFLDVIDTSNPKKGELRVIIELNFRAEFEMALANPEYDKLVAALPEIFVGKIERLLASLKILCTAAKRCMKAKKQHMGPWRKHRYMQAKWLKTCERFAVAQPLWQEYGYARRVARPRVSLLTVDLKESLGDLYRPAAVEAV; this comes from the exons ATGCGGAGCCTGCGCACCGCTCTTGTATTTAATGCCAACATCTCATCCCAAGTTGGGGAATGTAGGTTAGAGCGAGAACTGAAAGAGTCTTTCGGTCCCAACAAAACTAAATTACGTACACTGTTCGGGGCCGGAGATATGTCTAGAATTCCCATAAACCACAGGATTCTGAGTTACGAAATCGGGGAGCTGGTTGAGTTATCCGGAGACCCTGGAATTAATTTATCCGACACAGTTTTTGAGTTCTTAAGCGAAGAGTCCGACAGACTCTCATCTATCAGCACCAGCtttgatgatgaagaagaacaagaacaagacaacgaaaacgaaaataacaatATCAATGGAAATGCTAAAGATGATGACAAGAACTCATGGGAGACACAACTCCATCTTCTACAA GCTACAATATCTAGAACGAGTTGTTTAGAGTCAAGAATCAGAAAAATCGTGAAGGAAGCGTTGAAAGAAGCGCAGCAGGCAGGAAATGTTTGCGCCTGCGGGATGCCGGAGCCGAAGGGTTGCCGGAAATGTCTCATGGAAGTCGTTTGCCGGCGCCTGCAAAGTTCTGGCTTTAACAGTGGAATTTGCAAGTCCAAGTGGAGAAGTTCACAACATATCACCTCAG GTGAACACACATTCTTGGATGTAATTGACACTTCAAACCCCAAGAAAGGGGAATTAAGGGTGATCATTGAATTGAACTTTCGGGCCGAGTTCGAGATGGCCCTAGCAAACCCGGAATATGACAAGCTGGTCGCAGccctgcccgaaattttcgtgGGAAAAATAGAAAGGCTTCTGGCATCGTTAAAGATCTTATGTACCGCTGCCAAGAGATGCATGAAGGCGAAAAAACAGCATATGGGACCATGGCGAAAGCATCGGTACATGCAGGCTAAATGGCTTAAAACCTGTGAGCGGTTCGCCGTGGCACAGCCACTGTGGCAGGAATATGGATATGCCCGCAGGGTGGCGCGGCCGAGGGTATCGTTGCTAACAGTGGATCTTAAGGAAAGTCTTGGGGATTTGTATAGACCTGCTGCTGTTGAAGCTGTGTGA
- the LOC140834821 gene encoding probable hexosyltransferase MUCI70 — MTTGSLDLRSSGSNGSLQQQQIQNSLLSLPIQTTPLVSSRKPAKMFKEKDRLFHWICKFAPRNKIGMLLLSIVSAVVSVWVLYVGKGEVTRETIILKTDVQSKPIFEEDNTNGAFSSKLKEMEKIANVAPPPSAPPNFLGYTLPPGNPCESFTLPPPPADKKRTGPRPCPVCYLPMENVIALVPNAPSFSPVLKILTYVREDDLTKTEFGGSEFGGYPSLRQRSDSFDVKESMNVHCGFVRGVKPGHQTGFDVADSVLLEMETCQGVVVASAIFGAFDIIRQPKNISEYTRRNSCFHIFVDEETEAFLKNSSELRSDKKIGLWRILVVHNLPYSDPRRNGKIPKLLLHRLFPNARYSLWVDAKLELVVDPYQFLKVTFLWRKNASFAISRHYRRFDVFVEAEANKAAGKYENASIDFQIEFYKKEGLTPFSADKFPITSDVPEGCVIVREHVPISNLFTCLWFNEVDRFTPRDQISFATVRVKIWLKTNYRIDMFLDCERRNFVIQGYHRDLLEHWAPPPPPNAPAHGHPPPLPSITIENMKLRTPPPQRF; from the exons ATGACTACAGGGTCATTGGATCTTCGATCTTCAGGAAGTAATGGATCATTGCAGCAGCAGCAAATTCAGAACAGTTTGTTGTCATTGCCTATACAAACTACACCTCTTGTATCCTCAAGAAAGCCCGCCAAGATGTTCAAGGAAAAGGATAGATTGTTCCACTGGATCTGCAAATTTGCCCCTCGAAACAAGATTGGAATGCTGCTATTGTCTATTGTTTCCGCGGTGGTTTCCGTGTGGGTGTTGTATGTTGGCAAAG GTGAAGTTACTCGAGAAACCATTATTCTGAAAACTGATGTTCAATCCAAGCCAATATTCGAGGAGGATAATACGAACGGAGCTTTCTCTTCGAAACTCAAGGAGATGGAGAAAATTGCAAATGTAGCCCCTCCACCTTCAGCACCTCCAAATTTTCTTGGTTATACTCTTCCTCCTGGGAATCCATGTGAGAGTTTTACATTACCTCCGCCACCAGCGGACAAAAAGAGGACTGGACCCCGTC CATGCCCAGTTTGCTACCTTCCTATGGAAAATGTTATTGCACTCGTGCCAAATGCGCCATCCTTCTCTCCCGTGCTTAAAATTTTGACTTACGTGCGAGAAGACGACTTAACTAAAACTGAATTTGGAGGTTCTGAGTTCGGTGGGTATCCTTCATTGAGACAGAGAAGTGATTCATTCGATGTAAAGGAGTCCATGAATGTGCACTGTGG GTTTGTCAGAGGAGTGAAGCCTGGCCATCAGACAGGTTTTGACGTTGCTGATTCGGTCCTTCTTGAGATGGAAACTTGCCAGGGGGTGGTTGTTGCATCAGCAATATTTG GGGCCTTCGATATAATTCGACAACCAAAAAATATTAGTGAATATACCCGGCGAAATTCCTGTTTTCATATTTTTGTGGATGAAGAAACAGAGGCTTTTCTAAAAAATTCTAGTGAACTTCGGAGTGACAAGAAAATTGGGCTGTGGAGAATTCTAGTGGTGCACAATTTACCATATTCTGATCCAAGACGTAATGGAAAG ATCCCAAAATTGCTTCTCCATCGACTTTTCCCAAATGCCCGGTATTCACTATGGGTTGATGCAAAACTGGAACTAGTCGTTGATCCGTATCAATTCTTGAAGGTAAC GTTTTTGTGGAGGAAAAATGCTAGCTTTGCCATATCGAGGCATTATAGACGTTTTGATGTTTTCGTAGAAGCAGAAGCTAACAAGGCTGCCGGGAAGTATGAAAATGCTTCCATTGATTTCCAAATCGAGTTTTATAAAAAGGAGGGCTTAACCCCATTCTCCGCCGATAAATTCCCAATAACTAGTG ATGTCCCTGAAGGATGTGTTATAGTTCGGGAGCACGTTCCAATCTCCAACCTCTTCACTTGCCTCTGGTTTAATGAGGTGGACAGATTTACACCCAGAGatcagattagctttgccactgTAAGGGTTAAGATCTGGTTGAAGACTAATTATAGGATCGATATGTTCCTGGACTGCGAGAGACGCAACTTTGTCATTCAG GGATATCATAGAGACTTGCTCGAGCACTGGGCTCCCCCGCCGCCTCCCAATGCTCCTGCTCACGGTCATCCTCCGCCGCTACCTTCCATAACCATTGAAAACATGAAGCTAAGGACACCTCCTCCCCAGAGATTTTAG